The genomic window ATTCCGGTTTTGTGAGGATGGATCTTGCGACGCATAGGCGCTGTCTCATACCTAATGAAAATTGATGAGGTCGTTTATGCGCATCTCTAGAAAGCTCTACCCACTCTAACACATCGGAAATCGTTTGTTTGTCGTGATAGCCCATGTAGGCGCAGTGTAGCTCTAAATTCTCCCGAGCAGTCAATTTCTCATAAAAGATAGGGTATTCAATCATGCTCCCGATTCGTTGTAAGTAACGAAAGGAATCTTCTTTTATGGGGGAACCGAATAGCTCGATCTCGCCACTGGTTGGTTTAATCGCGTTTATAAGCAGCTTCATGATTGTTGATTTTCCTGCGCCATTAGGACCAAGAAAGCCGTAAATCTCACCTTTTTTAATAGTCAATGAAACGTCCGATACAACAGCATGTCCATCGTATCGTTTCGTAAGACCTCTCGTTTGAACAATATAGTCCATGTTGCGCCTCCTTTATTTCCTATACTCTTACTGTAACGGTTGACTATTTCTTTTCTCTATCGTAAACCTCACAAAAATCTCAAGAAAAAAAGACTAGCCCTTCTCGCGTTTTAATTTGCAAATAAAGGACGTTTTCTCGTGAGGAATTGACGACACAGAGATGGTTCCTTGCATTTGTTCGATCAGTTTCTTTGTAATGGTTAACCCTAATCCACTTCCTTGAAAATCTTTATTCCTGGATTCCTCTAATGTATACATACGCTCAAAGATGTGTTGTTGATCGGACTCAGGAATGCCAATCCCTTGATCGTACACTTCAATCACAACAAAGTCCTCTTCCGCGTACACGTGTAATCCAATCACGTTTCCATCGGCTCCGTACCGAAGGGCATTTGATACTAAATTGGCTAAAATTCGATGTAACGCTTCCTCGTTGCCGAGTGCAAAGACAGGTGAATCTGGTAAGTCAATATGAACGTCTAATCCTTTCGTTTCAATGAATTCATAAAACAGAAGAATGGAGCGTTTACAGATTTCCGTTAGATTGACGGCCTCTAATGGTAAATGCTTGTCTCCTGCTTCAAGCTTCGCTAAATCAAAAAAAGAATCGATTAATGTGGTCATTTCATCTGTTTTCTCATGAATGTGAGAAAGAATACGTTCGCGCTCTTGGTTGGGCATGTCGACTTTTTCGTTAAGCATTTCAGCATACCCAGAGATAACAGTTAAAGGGGTTTTCAAGTCATGGGAAATATTGGAGAGCATGCGCTTCATTGATTGTTCTGTTCGAATAAATTGACGAGCATGCTCTCGGTTTTGATCAATGAGTTTATTCATTGAAACAAGTAGCTCTGCGATTTGTTTATGGTCCGTTCCTATAAGCACAGGGCCGCTTGCTTGACCATGGACAATGTCGGTTAGCTGCTTCTTAATGGAACGCAGCTGTTTTTGAAGCGAACGTTTTAAGTACACTTGAAAACCAATCGTAAAAAGTAAAAGGGTAATGAGGAGTAAGAGAAAAGCAATCATCAAAATTCACCTAATTTATAGCCAATACCCCAGACGGTTTTAATGTACAGTGGCTTGGCTGGATCATCTTCAATTTTTTCGCGCAGTCGGCTCATATGAACGTTAATGACATGATCGTCTCCATAATAGTGATCCTCCCAAACCGAATAATAAATTTGTTCTTTCGTCATCACTTTTTTAGGGTTTTCAATGAAGAGCTTTAATAGCTTCCATTCTTTTGAGGTGAGATGGATCACTTGATCTTTTTTCTTGACGATAAACGAATGAAGATCCATTTCAATCTCGTGGACACGTACAATTGCTGGAACGTCGGGTAGGAGGGTAGCATTTTTATACTGGGTCGTTCGACGAATGGCTGCTTTTACTCTTGCTAATAGCTCAATCATGGAAAAAGGCTTTGTGATGTAATCATCAGCGCCAAAACCTAGACCGACTGCTTTATCAGACTCACTGTTTTTTGCGGACATAATAATGACAGGAACGTAACTCGTTTTTCTAAGGCTTAGTAGGAAATCCATTCCATTTAATTCAGGTAACATTAAATCAAGTAAGACTAAGTCATACGTATCGGTTGCAAAGCGCTGAACGGCTTCCTGCCCGGTAAATGCAGGAACAACAGTAAAGCCTTCGTTTGTAAGATAGGTTTGAACCATTTCACTAATCGCTGCATCATCTTCTACAAGTAATAATGTATTCATTCTAGCACCGTCTTTCTCGTTATAAAGTATAGCTCTATACATTAAAACACATCTTAGCAAATTTTATCGTAAAGCTGTCGCTTTT from Shouchella hunanensis includes these protein-coding regions:
- a CDS encoding sensor histidine kinase, translated to MIAFLLLLITLLLFTIGFQVYLKRSLQKQLRSIKKQLTDIVHGQASGPVLIGTDHKQIAELLVSMNKLIDQNREHARQFIRTEQSMKRMLSNISHDLKTPLTVISGYAEMLNEKVDMPNQERERILSHIHEKTDEMTTLIDSFFDLAKLEAGDKHLPLEAVNLTEICKRSILLFYEFIETKGLDVHIDLPDSPVFALGNEEALHRILANLVSNALRYGADGNVIGLHVYAEEDFVVIEVYDQGIGIPESDQQHIFERMYTLEESRNKDFQGSGLGLTITKKLIEQMQGTISVSSIPHEKTSFICKLKREKG
- a CDS encoding response regulator transcription factor, with protein sequence MNTLLLVEDDAAISEMVQTYLTNEGFTVVPAFTGQEAVQRFATDTYDLVLLDLMLPELNGMDFLLSLRKTSYVPVIIMSAKNSESDKAVGLGFGADDYITKPFSMIELLARVKAAIRRTTQYKNATLLPDVPAIVRVHEIEMDLHSFIVKKKDQVIHLTSKEWKLLKLFIENPKKVMTKEQIYYSVWEDHYYGDDHVINVHMSRLREKIEDDPAKPLYIKTVWGIGYKLGEF